The sequence ATTTGAAACTGGAATATACTGATGTCCGGATCCTGATCCTCGCTTGGTACATATGCCGTTTTAGTGTTCATATGCGAGTTACGAATTACTTGTAGGTCTCTGCCTAATCTTTTGTGTTCTCTCTTTGTTTCAAGGAAAATGAAAGCGAAACAGCAAGGTTATTTTACCCAGGTACATAACATGATGAAATTGCAGTTAATATGTTAGTAAGATCAATAATAAAGATAGTTTTTGTCTTTAAAAGTAAATGCATTCACAACATTCATGTTCATGAATCATATTGTATTGGCATATGTAAGACACTGCTACTGTCATTTTATATCTAGCTAGTTGAGGTTATTAAATTGTAGTCTTTCATGATTTTTCTTCCCTATTTGTCTGACATCTCATGATCCATTAAACTTCTTTATCAGGAAGAGTGGCGGACAGGTTTGAAGGCTCTTCAGACGTATTCTCTCAGCAAATTGAAGAAAGCACTTCCAGAATTGGAGAAAGAGGTATGGTTTTATACTTTATTTAATACGCTGGCTACTAGAAACTGATTTTTCACATATAGGTGGCCACAGAGGAAAGTTTCAAGGATTTCTATTCTTTTGCATTTCGATATTGCCTAACAGGTGAGTTTTGGATGAGCTTTTTATTCAATGCATTGGTTTTCTTTTTTACTGTTACACTTGATTAATTTTGTCATAAATGATCTTAGAAGAGAAGCAAAAAAGTGTTGAGATTGAGAGCATATGCGAATTGTTAAATATAGTGCTTCGTCCCAAATTCCGTTCGATGGTCGACTCATTAATTGAGTATTTAAAGGTATCCTCTGCTGTAATCTGCTAACTGTAGTGTGAACAAATCTTTTTTTATCTTGATTAATCCCTGATAATCTATAATTCTAACAGATCCAGAGTGATTACAAGGTGATAAACTTGGACCAGTGGACAAATTTTCTTCGTTTTTGCAAGGAGGTACGTGATTATTTCTGCTATCATTCCTCAGAGTCCTCTCTTTTGTTATAGCTGGTTTATTGTTTTGCagattaattttccagatttggaCAATTATGATGCGAATGAAGCTTGGCCTTTGATCATAGACAATTTTGTTGAGTggatgaaagaaaaaaaataggtAGTTAGAGTAATGATATGGACAATTTG comes from Euphorbia lathyris chromosome 8, ddEupLath1.1, whole genome shotgun sequence and encodes:
- the LOC136202888 gene encoding uncharacterized protein isoform X1, with protein sequence MPRASKRKAAPLNSSSVTSSSDSRPGKVKSKEIKQIDSLFDSYANRTSDMIDPEGIEALCSDLKLEYTDVRILILAWKMKAKQQGYFTQEEWRTGLKALQTYSLSKLKKALPELEKEVATEESFKDFYSFAFRYCLTEEKQKSVEIESICELLNIVLRPKFRSMVDSLIEYLKIQSDYKVINLDQWTNFLRFCKEINFPDLDNYDANEAWPLIIDNFVEWMKEKK
- the LOC136202888 gene encoding uncharacterized protein isoform X2 yields the protein MPRASKRKAAPLNSSSVTSSSDSRPGKVKSKEIKQIDSLFDSYANRTSDMIDPEGIEALCSDLKLEYTDVRILILAWKMKAKQQGYFTQEEWRTGLKALQTYSLSKLKKALPELEKEVATEESFKDFYSFAFRYCLTEEKQKSVEIESICELLNIVLRPKFRSMVDSLIEYLKIQSDYKVINLDQWTNFLRFCKEIWTIMMRMKLGL